A region of Gemmatimonadota bacterium DNA encodes the following proteins:
- a CDS encoding DUF1801 domain-containing protein, producing the protein MKKGASSSTGSPSALIDGRIAELGDWRGETLAKVRALILAADPDIIEEWKWGGPVWSHTGLICTGESYKKAVKLTFAKGASLKDPSGLFNSSLDGNVRRAIDIHEGEAVNAKAFTALIRAAVAFNVASAKD; encoded by the coding sequence TCACCGTCCGCGCTGATCGACGGACGGATTGCCGAACTCGGTGACTGGCGGGGCGAGACCCTCGCGAAGGTTCGCGCGCTGATCCTTGCCGCCGATCCGGACATCATCGAGGAGTGGAAGTGGGGCGGGCCGGTCTGGTCGCACACTGGCCTGATCTGCACCGGCGAGAGCTACAAGAAGGCCGTCAAGCTGACCTTCGCGAAGGGGGCATCGCTCAAGGATCCGAGCGGCCTCTTCAACTCGAGCCTCGACGGGAACGTGCGCCGCGCGATCGACATTCACGAAGGCGAGGCGGTGAACGCCAAGGCGTTCACCGCGCTCATCCGCGCTGCGGTGGCCTTCAACGTCGCCTCGGCGAAGGACTGA